Proteins co-encoded in one Dyadobacter sp. CECT 9275 genomic window:
- a CDS encoding SusC/RagA family TonB-linked outer membrane protein: MRQSLLQKTGLLLAAFLLQQVCLSQSIAYVSQYNTTSQHRDQGTSASKLKDVLVDLGRKYQVSIVFEEATVQGISVQSGAVTAGKLERQLEVLLKPYGLAYRKAGKGTYVIVRKEKEKVSAAEYIRKNPVNPVMEKEQPLRQETPVPIFAEQQTEDKISGKVTDEKGVGLPGVSVVLKGTQKGTITSPDGAYTILVPDRSAVLIFSFVGYLPQEVIVGGRAVLDLVMKVDNKTLEEVVVVGYGTQTRRDVSSAVSSVSEDDFKAQPVTRVDQVLQGRVPGVQVTNSGGAPGGEVRIRVRGANSLSGDNDPLYVVDGFVGADFTTINTEDIASIEVLKDASATAIYGSRGANGVIIITTKTGKKGEMKVDIGVRYYSSQVIKKYNMLDAADFAEVANERVKALLPAGGTYVPKFTDGQISEFRKNGGTDWQDEIFRTAPGKEFQLSLSGGNQKTSYLISGNFLDQEGIIKNTDFKRYAIRSNVASQISDKFSIRFNFTGTRKENHNTSGTSQRSGALAQALAWAPTTPVRDENDNYILFDPTSSLFSNPVAIINENEYRAENTSVNMVGGLRYEFIPGLSLDVQAGLNYLNSQGKAFQGYPSTRTWATAGRSSGENITWQNTNSLNYSRVLRIHHKISATAVFETQKFIGTGFNANVSNLTYPAQSYNNLSLAASGTIGSGYSSWSLLSALARVNYSFKDRYLLSATVRRDGSSKFQGKNKYSNFPSVSVGWHISEESFLKNHGLVDDLKIRASWGLTGSQGIGSYGTLSSYVTNLDDAGVVFNGNGGPLVAGILLGNPGNVNLKWETTEQYNLGTDLELFKGKLRLSVDYFVKNTRDLLMLRSLPGYVGGYNIQSNIGEVQNKGWEFALNATPLRAADFEWTTTLNVALLKNRVVNLGTERDTIPLNENVLIPGQPMNSFWGYKYLGTWKANQTDEAALSGLKPGDARYQDLDNNGVINEKDQQVLGNGTPKVSLGFNNTFSYKNLSMNVFFQGLYGFQKLNYTYANGIMGSTDAKEITFADIKNRYIPGENETSDIPAFSAASSNSLIQTSRFIEKGDFLRLKNISLTYTLPKSLLKNIAAVRLFVSGTNLLTFTQYKGIDPEANSNAVSGITWQNFGTDVQQGIDFGAYPNSKTYTAGINFSF, encoded by the coding sequence ATGAGACAATCATTATTACAAAAAACAGGGCTACTCCTTGCGGCTTTTCTGCTGCAGCAGGTCTGTTTGTCGCAAAGCATTGCGTATGTAAGTCAATATAACACAACGAGCCAGCATCGGGATCAGGGAACATCTGCCTCCAAATTAAAGGATGTGCTGGTTGATCTGGGCAGGAAATATCAGGTCAGTATTGTTTTTGAGGAAGCCACCGTACAGGGAATTTCGGTTCAGTCAGGCGCAGTTACCGCGGGCAAACTCGAGCGACAGCTGGAAGTTTTATTGAAACCCTATGGCCTTGCTTACAGGAAAGCTGGGAAGGGTACGTATGTGATCGTGAGGAAGGAAAAGGAGAAAGTTTCAGCCGCTGAGTATATCCGGAAAAACCCGGTGAACCCGGTTATGGAAAAGGAGCAGCCCCTCAGACAAGAAACACCCGTACCTATATTTGCGGAGCAGCAAACAGAGGACAAAATTTCGGGAAAAGTGACCGACGAAAAGGGTGTTGGGCTCCCGGGTGTGAGTGTTGTACTGAAGGGAACACAAAAAGGTACCATAACAAGCCCCGACGGCGCCTATACGATTCTGGTACCGGACAGGAGTGCCGTTCTGATTTTTTCATTTGTAGGGTATCTTCCTCAGGAAGTTATTGTCGGGGGGCGGGCAGTGCTGGACCTGGTGATGAAGGTTGACAACAAAACATTGGAAGAAGTGGTGGTGGTGGGGTACGGAACTCAAACGCGAAGAGACGTTTCAAGTGCGGTTTCTTCGGTTTCGGAGGACGACTTTAAGGCCCAGCCTGTCACCCGGGTGGATCAGGTTTTACAGGGGCGGGTTCCCGGCGTGCAGGTAACCAATTCGGGAGGTGCTCCGGGCGGGGAAGTGCGGATAAGAGTGCGGGGTGCTAATTCGTTAAGCGGGGATAATGATCCTCTTTATGTGGTCGACGGCTTTGTGGGTGCCGATTTTACTACCATTAATACTGAGGACATTGCTTCCATTGAAGTACTGAAAGACGCTTCGGCCACGGCAATCTATGGCAGCCGAGGTGCAAATGGCGTAATCATCATCACCACCAAAACGGGTAAGAAGGGAGAAATGAAGGTTGACATTGGTGTGAGATATTACAGCTCGCAGGTGATCAAGAAATACAATATGCTTGATGCCGCTGATTTTGCTGAGGTAGCCAACGAACGCGTGAAAGCACTGCTTCCGGCAGGAGGAACGTATGTGCCGAAGTTTACAGATGGGCAAATATCCGAATTCAGGAAAAACGGAGGTACCGACTGGCAGGATGAAATTTTCCGTACGGCGCCGGGCAAGGAATTTCAACTCTCCCTGTCGGGCGGGAACCAGAAAACGAGTTACCTTATTTCCGGCAATTTCCTTGATCAGGAAGGTATCATTAAAAATACTGACTTTAAACGCTACGCGATCAGAAGTAATGTTGCATCACAGATCTCCGATAAATTTTCGATACGCTTTAATTTCACCGGCACCAGGAAAGAAAATCACAACACCAGCGGAACTTCTCAGCGGAGCGGTGCGCTGGCACAGGCTCTTGCCTGGGCGCCCACCACACCCGTAAGAGACGAAAACGATAATTACATCTTGTTTGACCCCACAAGTTCGCTGTTTTCAAATCCGGTGGCGATAATCAATGAAAACGAATACCGTGCTGAAAATACCAGCGTTAACATGGTAGGCGGGCTGCGTTACGAGTTCATTCCCGGACTTTCCCTGGATGTTCAGGCGGGTCTTAACTATCTTAATTCCCAGGGAAAGGCTTTTCAGGGCTATCCCTCCACCCGAACCTGGGCTACGGCAGGGCGGTCATCCGGCGAAAATATCACCTGGCAGAATACCAACTCACTGAATTATTCCAGAGTACTCCGCATTCATCACAAGATAAGTGCCACTGCGGTTTTTGAAACACAGAAATTTATCGGCACCGGTTTTAATGCCAATGTTTCCAATCTCACCTATCCCGCCCAGTCTTATAACAATTTATCGCTGGCAGCCTCCGGTACCATCGGATCAGGATATTCCAGCTGGAGTTTGCTCTCTGCCCTGGCAAGGGTAAACTATTCCTTTAAAGACAGGTACCTGCTGTCGGCCACTGTGCGCCGGGATGGTTCGTCCAAATTCCAGGGTAAGAACAAATACAGCAACTTTCCGTCAGTTTCGGTAGGATGGCATATCTCTGAAGAATCTTTTCTAAAAAATCACGGACTGGTGGACGACCTTAAAATCAGGGCAAGCTGGGGACTCACAGGCAGCCAGGGGATAGGTTCCTACGGGACGTTGTCGAGTTATGTGACCAACCTGGATGATGCCGGTGTGGTATTTAATGGAAACGGCGGGCCGCTGGTTGCCGGTATCCTGCTGGGCAATCCAGGAAATGTTAATTTGAAATGGGAAACCACCGAACAGTATAATCTGGGTACAGACCTGGAGTTGTTCAAGGGAAAACTTCGTCTTTCGGTTGACTATTTTGTTAAAAATACCCGAGACCTGCTGATGCTGAGATCATTGCCCGGTTATGTGGGCGGATATAATATCCAGTCCAACATCGGGGAAGTTCAGAACAAGGGGTGGGAATTTGCACTGAACGCAACACCGCTGCGGGCAGCCGATTTTGAATGGACCACTACTTTGAACGTGGCGCTTTTGAAAAACAGGGTAGTAAATCTCGGTACCGAGCGGGATACCATTCCGTTAAATGAAAATGTGCTGATCCCGGGCCAGCCGATGAACTCATTCTGGGGATACAAATACCTGGGTACCTGGAAAGCCAACCAGACCGATGAAGCTGCGCTGAGCGGTCTTAAGCCCGGAGATGCACGCTATCAGGATCTGGATAACAACGGGGTGATCAATGAAAAGGATCAGCAGGTTTTGGGAAATGGCACCCCAAAAGTATCCCTGGGTTTCAATAATACTTTTTCATATAAAAACTTATCAATGAATGTGTTCTTTCAGGGACTGTATGGTTTCCAAAAGCTGAATTATACTTATGCCAACGGGATTATGGGCAGCACGGATGCAAAAGAGATAACATTTGCGGATATTAAAAACAGGTACATTCCTGGTGAAAACGAAACCTCGGACATACCTGCATTCAGTGCGGCTTCCAGTAATTCACTCATACAGACTTCGCGGTTCATTGAGAAAGGTGATTTCCTGCGGCTCAAAAATATCAGTCTTACCTACACTTTACCGAAGTCTCTTCTGAAAAATATTGCAGCCGTCAGACTGTTTGTCAGTGGTACCAATCTGCTGACCTTCACCCAATACAAGGGTATTGATCCTGAGGCAAATTCTAACGCTGTCAGCGGAATTACCTGGCAGAATTTCGGAACGGATGTACAGCAGGGGATAGACTTCGGCGCATACCCCAATTCGAAAACCTATACCGCGGGCATCAATTTCTCTTTTTAA
- a CDS encoding RagB/SusD family nutrient uptake outer membrane protein: MRKIFILFVLFSCLGCKDFLEEDPKGAIVGNNAISDVQGLEAALTGTYKGLLRTWTRGFLNSSTQSFAMGGDDLSTITAGNLPKMWSRQLDQFDVTSGNTHTAFIWDGCYKTIQGANNIINNYKQTNGEQAKINQILGEAYFLRALSYYWLVRGFGAIPLITTSDFTDELLNVTKTEPAAIYTLIEDDLKKAEELVADKKRDPGRPNRGSVKALLADVYLTEGGWPIKNQSKYALAAAKAREVIDNKTLYGFDLVDLSILWGGTTAAIGTAEEVMAFHASSNYGGSVNAYYGHPGTPSEEGGWEDFCSEIHFFNKFPEGKRKDITFHTKFVKADGTIVPWQESKEKKPYFRKFRLQVNNTWQSSLPVHMIRYAHVLLVYAEAAARSGSVSPEAYAALNAVRTRAGLEVLAGLSTENFVKAVVDERAWEFAGEFTRWFDLVRLEMVESANANKDVNDLKPIGSITKADYTFPVPLKDANLNPNLTE; encoded by the coding sequence ATGAGAAAAATATTTATTTTATTCGTTTTGTTTAGCTGTTTGGGATGTAAGGATTTTCTGGAAGAGGATCCGAAGGGAGCCATTGTAGGTAACAATGCGATCAGTGATGTGCAGGGCCTCGAAGCCGCGCTTACAGGTACCTACAAAGGTCTGTTGCGAACCTGGACGCGTGGATTTTTAAATTCTTCAACCCAGAGCTTTGCGATGGGCGGAGATGATTTATCGACCATTACGGCTGGTAATCTTCCAAAAATGTGGTCACGTCAGCTGGACCAGTTTGACGTGACCTCGGGCAACACTCACACGGCTTTTATCTGGGATGGCTGTTACAAAACCATTCAGGGCGCCAACAATATCATTAATAATTACAAGCAGACCAACGGTGAGCAGGCGAAGATTAATCAGATCCTGGGTGAAGCTTATTTCCTTCGGGCGCTTTCCTACTATTGGCTGGTACGGGGCTTCGGCGCTATTCCGCTCATTACTACTTCCGACTTCACGGATGAATTGTTAAATGTTACCAAAACGGAACCCGCCGCAATTTATACCCTCATCGAAGACGATCTTAAGAAGGCAGAAGAACTGGTAGCCGACAAAAAAAGGGATCCTGGACGTCCTAACAGAGGATCGGTGAAAGCCCTGCTGGCGGACGTGTACCTGACCGAAGGCGGCTGGCCCATCAAGAACCAAAGCAAATATGCCCTGGCTGCCGCCAAGGCCAGGGAAGTAATTGATAATAAAACCCTGTATGGATTTGACCTGGTAGATCTGAGCATTCTATGGGGAGGTACCACAGCAGCCATAGGTACAGCAGAGGAGGTGATGGCGTTTCATGCTTCGTCCAATTACGGGGGATCGGTGAATGCTTATTACGGGCATCCGGGTACCCCGTCCGAAGAAGGTGGCTGGGAAGATTTTTGTTCCGAAATCCACTTCTTCAATAAATTCCCGGAGGGGAAAAGAAAGGATATTACCTTTCATACCAAGTTCGTGAAAGCCGACGGGACGATTGTACCATGGCAGGAAAGCAAAGAAAAGAAACCATATTTCCGTAAATTCAGGTTGCAGGTCAATAATACCTGGCAGTCGTCCCTGCCGGTTCACATGATCCGATATGCGCACGTGCTGCTCGTTTATGCAGAAGCTGCGGCGCGTTCGGGTTCAGTTTCCCCTGAAGCCTATGCAGCCCTGAATGCCGTCAGAACCCGGGCGGGCCTGGAAGTACTGGCGGGGCTGTCCACTGAGAATTTCGTCAAAGCGGTGGTAGACGAAAGAGCCTGGGAGTTTGCCGGAGAGTTTACAAGATGGTTTGATCTGGTGAGGCTCGAAATGGTAGAAAGTGCCAATGCCAACAAGGATGTCAATGATTTAAAGCCGATCGGGAGCATTACAAAAGCGGACTATACCTTTCCTGTTCCGCTTAAAGATGCTAATCTTAACCCCAACCTGACGGAGTAA
- a CDS encoding RNA polymerase sigma-70 factor produces MENIYPDSFKIPGAGKDPQLPDDTFRETFVTDDERLLRSTFALNPQKGCELLFRRYYINLCNHAVRFVHSKEIAEDIVSDVFAGFWQSRMFEQITTSYRAYLYKAIRHRSYNYIRWQLNKTTPLELVEIPMASQTISPDDLLQFSELHQQIEKIVQRLPPQCRRAYLLKRMEEKKYDEIAQELQISSKAVEALVSRALVRLRNELKDDWFLGGLALFYIQL; encoded by the coding sequence ATGGAAAATATTTATCCGGATAGTTTTAAGATTCCCGGGGCCGGGAAGGACCCCCAACTGCCCGACGACACTTTCAGGGAAACCTTCGTAACGGATGATGAACGCCTGCTTCGAAGTACTTTCGCGCTTAATCCGCAGAAAGGCTGTGAACTGCTGTTCAGGCGGTATTATATTAATCTTTGCAACCACGCAGTCCGGTTTGTTCATTCCAAAGAAATTGCTGAGGATATTGTTTCCGACGTTTTTGCTGGTTTCTGGCAGAGCCGTATGTTTGAACAAATCACTACTTCTTACCGGGCATACCTCTATAAAGCAATCCGTCACAGGTCGTACAATTACATCCGGTGGCAACTCAATAAAACTACTCCGCTGGAACTGGTCGAAATTCCCATGGCTTCTCAAACCATCAGTCCAGATGACTTACTGCAGTTCAGTGAGTTACATCAACAAATAGAGAAGATCGTTCAGCGGCTTCCGCCCCAGTGCCGGCGTGCCTATCTGCTCAAAAGAATGGAGGAGAAAAAATATGATGAGATCGCTCAGGAATTACAGATCAGTTCAAAAGCCGTGGAAGCACTGGTAAGCAGGGCGCTTGTACGCCTGAGGAATGAGCTGAAGGATGATTGGTTTCTGGGCGGTTTGGCGCTCTTCTATATACAATTATAA
- a CDS encoding FecR family protein: MKKQVNKHLLFDFFSEKTTLMQRKLIEEWLEDSENQELYYKYLDEWEAQHPQFFPDLDKALQTYQFVLEGEISSKEGPEPMEEVPMPEQNRGRWWLLRGLVAASVLFAALFLYRKELMYQSLKSAAGHSSTYRLPDGTQVILNVNSELLIPRFGFGRESREVILFGEANFNVTHTRSHTRFVVNMGDHYQVEVLGTEFVAYSRKEGKRVFLSRGKVKLQLPEGKQLYMKPGNLFSSAQDGTFKVSTPVKPQELTAWKEQMFYFDNTLLSDVARQMEERFNVNVRISDPLLSARRIGGIYRAENADDLLQILSELLPIEIIQNQDYIELRIPQNP; this comes from the coding sequence ATGAAAAAACAGGTAAACAAACATCTGCTATTTGATTTTTTCTCTGAAAAAACCACGCTTATGCAGAGAAAATTGATTGAGGAATGGCTGGAAGATTCTGAAAACCAGGAGCTTTATTATAAATACCTGGACGAATGGGAAGCCCAGCACCCGCAGTTTTTTCCCGATCTGGATAAAGCCCTGCAAACTTATCAGTTTGTGCTGGAAGGAGAAATATCATCCAAAGAGGGTCCGGAACCGATGGAAGAGGTACCCATGCCTGAGCAAAACAGGGGCAGGTGGTGGCTTCTGCGTGGCCTTGTTGCCGCTTCCGTTCTTTTCGCGGCCCTGTTCCTGTATCGGAAGGAACTGATGTACCAATCGTTGAAGTCGGCCGCGGGACATAGCAGCACGTACAGGCTGCCGGACGGTACACAGGTGATTCTGAACGTTAATTCTGAGCTGCTTATCCCCCGTTTTGGTTTCGGCCGTGAGTCCCGGGAGGTAATATTGTTTGGAGAGGCCAATTTTAATGTGACACATACCCGCTCCCACACCCGCTTTGTAGTCAATATGGGTGATCATTATCAGGTTGAAGTACTTGGTACTGAGTTTGTTGCTTATTCCCGTAAGGAAGGTAAGCGTGTGTTTCTCTCCCGTGGAAAGGTGAAACTCCAGCTGCCGGAGGGTAAACAGCTGTATATGAAACCAGGGAACCTGTTTAGCTCGGCCCAGGACGGGACCTTTAAAGTATCCACCCCTGTGAAACCTCAGGAGCTTACCGCCTGGAAGGAGCAGATGTTTTATTTCGACAATACCTTACTCTCGGATGTGGCACGTCAGATGGAGGAGCGCTTTAATGTTAACGTACGTATAAGTGATCCGTTATTGTCTGCCCGGCGGATCGGAGGCATTTACAGGGCTGAAAACGCAGACGATCTTTTACAGATTTTATCTGAACTGCTTCCCATCGAAATTATTCAAAATCAGGATTATATAGAATTACGTATACCTCAAAACCCATAA
- a CDS encoding PVC-type heme-binding CxxCH protein, with translation MFYNKLLLIPLIILLLLAGTNRNDERISEPSARADSTRLKKAMASFKLEPGLRIELIAAEPLVVDPVALAFDEKRRMYVVEDRGYPDPAEGGSPTTLGRIALLEDKDGDGKYDHRSEFATGLTYPNGLLVWKGGVFVTCAPDIYYMKDTDGDGVADIRQVVLTGFSNKQTAQIRVSHPTLGLDGKVYVTSGLNSGEVRSPLYPDRPAVSFAPADGRFDPETFEFETTGGRSQFGLTFDAYGRRFGCSNRHPVRQIVLEPWHLRRNPYLLFTETIENVSKVEAEAAVFPISGAITSADFIPRLIGLSHTGTFTSASGVMMYNGTGLTAAHRGNVFICESAQNLVQRQIVSPKGVSFQSELPYKGREFLSSTDEWFRPVFLQHGPEGALYIADMHRKVIDHPSYVPEEARGGLDFESGKTDGRIYRVIRESFKDKSPVGLASFGSVKQLVSALQSPEEWERQTAHRLLLENRDQAAVPFLKQAVISSKFPESRLRALWILESYKASDPKTLQVALADKDAGVREQAVLLAGNAYSSHPELLSFLTAAAHDPAARVRFTSALVLGSVEGSRATSALCSIAARDGADRWVRAAVLSGIGNRLPEFLAAFRAQPKPDPVAFSAVMQDLGQLFGNGASFADCRILLKDMIENHGDYGWRISTTLGLAEGVSRRTGLPSSEDGILFSLLGENAQVSEKQQLNKFITEVASRAGNPALGTRSRISATALLGYTPFDKSLKVLQKLMDARNPAELQLETVSALARLGDVRGGVYLTQKNIWSNYTPRVKSAVIAAMVSSPAFINVLFGTIEKQVISAAEISSMDRQRLMKNKDEAISARAQELFRELEGGGRMKVYQDYRSILTSTADAKSGKAVFTRACSACHTYAGSGGKVGPDLTGVRNQPADALLLHILVPNYEVLPAYQAVSVETNDGRSLSGWLMAESDNSLTLKTAFGTQESILRKNIKTLSNSGLSLMPEGLEQTMTRDELAQLIAFLKAGS, from the coding sequence ATGTTTTATAACAAGCTTCTGCTGATCCCGCTGATTATTTTGTTGCTCCTTGCCGGTACGAACCGGAATGATGAAAGAATTTCTGAACCCAGTGCGCGGGCGGATTCCACCCGGCTAAAAAAAGCAATGGCAAGTTTCAAGCTGGAACCCGGCCTGCGCATCGAACTTATTGCAGCGGAACCCCTTGTAGTAGATCCCGTAGCGCTGGCATTTGATGAAAAAAGACGAATGTATGTGGTGGAAGACCGTGGTTATCCGGATCCGGCAGAAGGAGGGTCACCCACGACCCTGGGCAGAATTGCCCTGCTGGAAGATAAAGATGGTGACGGGAAATATGATCATCGTTCCGAATTTGCCACCGGACTTACCTATCCCAACGGCCTGCTCGTATGGAAGGGTGGGGTTTTTGTGACCTGCGCACCCGATATTTATTATATGAAGGATACCGACGGTGACGGCGTGGCAGACATCCGGCAGGTAGTGCTGACGGGTTTCAGCAACAAACAAACAGCCCAAATCAGGGTCAGCCATCCCACACTCGGGCTGGATGGGAAGGTATATGTTACCAGTGGGCTAAACAGTGGCGAGGTGCGTTCTCCGCTGTATCCGGATCGCCCGGCGGTAAGTTTTGCACCGGCAGACGGCCGTTTTGATCCTGAAACTTTTGAATTTGAAACAACCGGAGGCCGCAGCCAGTTCGGGCTTACTTTTGATGCCTACGGTCGGCGTTTTGGATGTTCCAATCGTCATCCGGTTCGTCAGATTGTACTGGAGCCGTGGCATTTGCGAAGAAATCCATATCTTTTATTTACCGAAACCATCGAAAATGTTTCAAAAGTGGAGGCCGAAGCCGCAGTGTTTCCCATCAGCGGAGCCATTACCTCGGCTGATTTCATTCCCAGATTAATCGGATTGTCACATACGGGTACGTTCACGTCGGCTAGTGGGGTGATGATGTACAACGGAACGGGCCTTACTGCTGCTCACCGCGGAAACGTGTTTATCTGTGAGTCGGCCCAGAATTTGGTCCAGCGGCAAATTGTTTCTCCCAAGGGTGTTTCGTTTCAATCGGAATTGCCTTACAAGGGCAGGGAATTTCTTTCTTCAACCGACGAGTGGTTCAGGCCGGTATTTCTTCAGCATGGTCCGGAGGGAGCATTATATATAGCCGATATGCACAGAAAGGTGATAGACCATCCCTCTTATGTACCAGAAGAAGCCAGAGGGGGCCTGGATTTTGAAAGCGGGAAAACCGACGGTCGGATTTATCGTGTCATTCGCGAGAGTTTTAAAGATAAATCTCCTGTGGGTCTGGCTTCATTTGGTTCTGTCAAACAACTGGTAAGTGCCTTGCAGTCGCCAGAGGAATGGGAGCGGCAGACTGCACACCGGTTGTTGCTAGAAAACCGTGACCAAGCTGCGGTGCCTTTTCTGAAGCAAGCGGTAATTTCTTCAAAGTTCCCCGAGAGCCGTTTGCGGGCATTATGGATATTGGAAAGTTATAAGGCCTCTGATCCGAAAACCTTACAAGTTGCCCTGGCCGACAAGGATGCCGGGGTACGTGAACAGGCCGTTTTGCTGGCAGGTAACGCGTATTCCAGTCATCCGGAATTGTTGTCGTTCCTGACGGCCGCCGCCCATGATCCCGCCGCAAGGGTTCGTTTCACAAGTGCACTGGTGTTAGGATCGGTGGAAGGCAGCCGGGCCACTTCGGCTTTGTGCAGCATTGCCGCCAGAGATGGTGCGGACCGTTGGGTAAGGGCAGCCGTACTGAGTGGTATTGGCAACCGGCTCCCGGAATTCCTTGCGGCGTTCCGTGCTCAGCCAAAACCTGACCCGGTAGCATTTTCTGCTGTGATGCAGGATCTGGGACAGTTATTCGGTAATGGAGCTTCCTTTGCCGACTGTCGGATTCTTTTAAAAGATATGATCGAAAACCATGGTGACTACGGCTGGCGAATCTCGACAACACTTGGACTGGCGGAAGGCGTCAGCCGAAGAACAGGGCTGCCGTCATCCGAAGATGGTATCTTGTTTTCTCTTTTGGGAGAAAATGCGCAGGTATCAGAAAAGCAGCAGTTGAACAAGTTCATAACCGAGGTGGCCAGCAGGGCAGGCAACCCGGCACTCGGCACCCGTTCCCGTATTTCGGCCACTGCTTTGCTGGGTTACACCCCATTTGACAAAAGTTTAAAGGTACTTCAGAAACTCATGGATGCCCGTAACCCTGCTGAACTTCAGCTGGAAACCGTTTCGGCCCTGGCACGCCTGGGTGACGTGCGCGGCGGGGTATACCTGACTCAAAAAAATATCTGGTCAAACTATACACCACGGGTGAAATCTGCGGTGATTGCGGCTATGGTTTCCAGCCCTGCTTTTATCAACGTCTTGTTCGGAACGATAGAGAAACAGGTGATCAGTGCTGCGGAAATTTCGTCGATGGACCGGCAGCGATTGATGAAGAATAAGGATGAAGCTATCAGTGCCAGGGCGCAGGAGTTGTTCAGGGAGCTGGAAGGCGGGGGAAGAATGAAGGTATATCAAGATTATCGTTCCATACTTACGTCAACAGCCGATGCAAAGTCGGGTAAGGCGGTATTTACCCGAGCCTGTTCTGCCTGCCATACTTACGCCGGTTCCGGCGGAAAGGTGGGCCCGGACCTCACGGGTGTTCGGAATCAGCCTGCCGACGCCTTGCTGCTGCATATTTTGGTTCCTAATTATGAGGTACTGCCTGCGTATCAGGCGGTGTCGGTCGAAACCAACGATGGCCGTTCGCTGTCGGGCTGGCTGATGGCGGAAAGTGATAATAGCCTTACCCTGAAAACAGCCTTCGGAACGCAGGAATCCATTCTGCGAAAAAACATTAAAACGTTGTCTAATTCAGGACTTTCGCTGATGCCGGAGGGACTGGAACAGACAATGACCAGAGACGAGCTGGCGCAGCTGATTGCATTTCTGAAAGCGGGCAGTTGA